Proteins from a genomic interval of Thermococcus celericrescens:
- a CDS encoding V-type ATP synthase subunit K (produces ATP from ADP in the presence of a proton gradient across the membrane; the K subunit is a nonenzymatic component which binds the dimeric form by interacting with the G and E subunits) → MDPIVYVSLGAALAAGLAGAASAFGVGIAGAAAAGVVAEDEKNFKNALILEGLPMTQSIYGLITLFLILMVSGILGGGFKFTDPTNMDNIVKSAILLGAGLVVGLTGLSAIPQGIIASAGIGAVAKNPKTFTQGIIFAAMAETMAIFGLVGALIMIVTGVGF, encoded by the coding sequence ATGGACCCGATAGTTTACGTATCCCTTGGTGCGGCCCTTGCGGCCGGTCTCGCCGGAGCCGCTTCGGCCTTCGGTGTTGGTATAGCAGGTGCAGCAGCGGCAGGAGTCGTCGCCGAGGATGAGAAGAACTTCAAGAACGCCCTCATCCTTGAGGGTCTTCCAATGACCCAGAGTATATACGGCCTCATTACCCTGTTCCTCATCCTGATGGTCTCGGGAATCCTCGGTGGCGGCTTCAAGTTCACCGACCCGACCAACATGGACAACATCGTTAAGAGTGCCATACTCCTCGGTGCCGGTCTCGTGGTTGGTCTCACCGGCCTCTCGGCCATCCCGCAGGGTATCATCGCCAGCGCCGGTATCGGTGCCGTCGCCAAGAACCCGAAGACCTTCACCCAGGGAATCATCTTCGCCGCTATGGCCGAGACCATGGCCATCTTCGGTCTCGTCGGTGCCCTGATCATGATAGTTACCGGAGTCGGCTTCTGA
- a CDS encoding V-type ATP synthase subunit E: MEGAELIIQEINREAEQKIQYILKQAQEEAEKIKAEARKRAEARADWILRKAKTQAEIERQRIVANARLEVRKKRLQVQEELIQEVITALRERLAELPDEEYFPMLVDLAVQAVGELGSESVVVRSNERTLKLLSERADEFRKALGERLGREIEVSLGEPVGTIGGLVVETPDGAVRVNNTFEARIERFEGELRAEIAKALFG; encoded by the coding sequence ATGGAAGGGGCAGAGCTGATCATTCAGGAGATAAACAGGGAAGCGGAGCAGAAGATACAGTACATCCTCAAGCAGGCCCAGGAAGAGGCAGAGAAGATCAAGGCCGAGGCGAGAAAGAGGGCCGAGGCGAGGGCCGACTGGATACTCAGGAAGGCCAAGACCCAGGCCGAGATAGAGAGGCAGCGCATAGTGGCCAACGCCAGGCTCGAGGTCAGGAAGAAGCGCCTTCAGGTTCAGGAGGAGCTCATCCAGGAGGTCATTACCGCGCTTCGTGAGAGGCTTGCGGAGCTTCCCGACGAGGAATACTTCCCGATGCTCGTTGACCTTGCGGTTCAGGCGGTTGGGGAGCTCGGTTCCGAGAGCGTCGTCGTTCGCTCCAACGAGAGGACTCTGAAGCTCCTCTCAGAGAGGGCCGATGAGTTCAGAAAAGCCCTCGGCGAGAGGCTCGGCAGGGAGATCGAGGTGAGCCTTGGGGAGCCGGTCGGCACCATAGGCGGCCTCGTCGTTGAGACCCCCGACGGCGCCGTCAGGGTTAACAACACCTTCGAGGCCAGGATAGAGAGGTTTGAAGGCGAGCTCAGGGCGGAAATAGCCAAGGCTCTATTCGGGTGA